The following coding sequences lie in one Glycine soja cultivar W05 chromosome 16, ASM419377v2, whole genome shotgun sequence genomic window:
- the LOC114391289 gene encoding auxin-responsive protein SAUR50-like, with translation MAIKKSNKLPQADVIKQIVRRCSSFGKKQQGYNEEGGLPEDVPKGHFAVYVGENRTRYIVPISWLAHPQFQSLLQRAEEEFGFNHDMGLTIPCDEVVFEFLTSMIR, from the coding sequence ATGGCCATCAAAAAATCCAATAAGCTACCCCAAGCAGATGTGATCAAGCAAATTGTGAGAAGGTGTTCAAGTTTTGGGAAGAAGCAGCAGGGCTACAATGAAGAGGGTGGTCTTCCAGAAGATGTGCCAAAAGGGCACTTTGCAGTGTATGTTGGTGAAAACAGGACAAGATATATTGTCCCAATTTCATGGTTAGCTCATCCACAATTTCAAAGCTTGCTCCAAAGAGCTGAGGAGGAGTTTGGCTTCAATCATGACATGGGCCTTACCATCCCATGTGATGAAGTTGTTTTTGAGTTTCTTACCTCAATGATTAGATGA